CATTTTGTAAAGTAGGAATGATAGACGCAAAGTCCCATCCATATCTTTTAGAATCAGGATTAGTGCCTGAACTACTGATCTGTATCTGTCCATCTAATTTCAATTTGCTTACATCCGGGATGTTTAACCAAAAAGTTAACTGCCCGTTGTCTACTGTTGTTTTTGTATCTAATGCAGGCGTTCTTTGTTGTTTAATGAACTGAAGAAAATCGTTACCCGTTGTAATTGTTCCCTGGATATAACCTGTACCTTCTTTTTGTCCTGTTGTTTGAACGATAGGCGTACCAACGGTTTGCCAATCGCTACCCCAATCACCCACTGCATCGCAGGCATCAAACATTACCAGTGTTGTATCAACCGGTGGTGGCGGTGTTGTTGTATCAATTACCGGAGGGAGTATTCCGCTGGTATCTCTGGAGGGATAATTTTCTTTTGTACACCCCGCAATAACAAATGCCATTAGGATAATGACGCCTGCTATTATTGATTTTAATGATTTCATTGTTTTTATATTTAAGAATATGATAGAAAAATCAAATCGTTTTATTGATAAGTAACCTGCATGATGTTAGATAGATTAGAGCTTCGATAACTATCATTGAACTTTATACCTGCCCGTATAAAAAATGATCTTTCTTTAAGAGGTGTTGGAAATGGAATTTTGATCTCACAATTTTTATCTCCGTCTGTAAAATCTGCCCATTCTTTAGAAAGAGGCACGATGTATTTTCTTGGATCATCCTTAGTACCGCTTGATAACACATCAATAGAAGCACCCGGACCAACGAATTGTGTGGCGCTTGTATACACCTGCATTTCCAAAGGCTTAGGAATACCATCTATAGGCGCTTCCAAATGAAAATCCACTACTAATGTTGTATCATCAAAATGCGCAGAAGCATTGTTAAGGAACAGATAAGGTATCAATTGAAAATCCAATTTCGAACCTTTTGTAACATCTATTTCTTTTGATTCCACCGGCCAAAATGCACCACCTAAAATGGATACCCGATAATGCCCGCTGAACAGTTCGGTATTTTGATATGTACCGTCTGCTTTAATCGGAATATCTTGAGGTGTAGGAGTACTGCTCCAACTCAATTGTTCCAATCGGATACTAAAGTTGGATGTACATGTTTGAATAGTGTCTGCATTATTGCTACCATCAACAAACATTGTTCCTGACAAGGATGCATCCGGACCCAGATAATTATCTTCCTTAACACAAGAAGACAACCCTATTATGCTTATTGCTACTACTGCTAAAATTGAACTGAATTTAAGTTTCATGTCTTAATGATTTATGATTCTTAGTAACCGGGATTATTTGGATAGAGGTTAGGATTTTTTGCCAATTCACCGCCTGGTATCGGCTCGTAATAATATTTCTTTTCGAAATTGTAATTACGATCGAACAACTCTGTTTCTTTTAAGAAAATGTATTTGTTTTCATTGGCAACATAATAAGGCATTATACCTTTAAAGTGTGCATTGTTTAAAAGAACGTCAGCAATTCTCCATCTTCTGATATCCCACCAGTAATGATGTTCGAACGCCAATTCTTTACATCTTTCATTTTGCACTGTTTGTGCCGTCATATCTGATAAAGAGAATGCGGATGCACCTGCTCTATCTCTAATATCATTTAAACAAGTAAGCGCATCATTCACCTGCCCTGTTTCAATGTCTGCTTCTGCCCTGTTCAATAACACTTCTGCATATCTCAATTCTATCCAGGGTGTAGTACTTGAGAATAATTTCACATCAGCAATGTTTTTATTGTAATCGATATATTTACGAACATAGAAACCGGTTCGTGTATTATCATCGCTACCAAAAGCCGGCGGATACATACCTGCATACCCATTCACCAATCTTCCGTTGTTTAACGTATTGTGATTACCTGAACGTAAATAAGTTCTTGACGCTACCGGTTTAGCAACTTCGTCAGCTGCAGTACCGCTAAAAGATGGATAAGTACCTTCCTGCTGATCGAAGAGCTTACCTCTTAACATATCACCCGGAAAATATACCGTACCTCTTAAACGTGGTTCTAAATTCTGGAATGGATCGCCGATATTATCAAAACGTTTTGGTGTTCCATCAGGATTGGTAATCCCATTTAGTGAATCTGTACGTTCTACGAATTCCAATGTTGGATAAGATCTTGACAATCCTTCACTGGTCATATAATTCAAGCCACTGTTGGGCGAGTAAGTAGCATCCCAGCTATGGCATCTTTCAGGATCGCCTGCATAAAAACCTCTTACCAAAATATTTTCAGGACTTGTAGCATCTAAGAAAACATCGGTGTAGTTTTTTACTTTATCTGCTGATTTGCGATATAAAGAATAATGTCCTTCCAAGGTTTTTGCTGCATCAATTGCTTTTTGATAATAAGCATTTGCTTTCCCGGCATCAATCCCAACAAAACCATTTGCACGAGCATCACCATCAACATAATTTACTGAACCGTATTTGGCAATACTTCCGGCATATACCATTGCTCTTGATTTCAATGCCATGGCTGCATATTTGTTTGCTCTTTCAGGCGCATTGGCTTCAGGTAATAATGCATAAGCACTATCCAGATCATTACCAATAAAATCCCATGTTTCTGCCTCTGTATTACGAGGGACTTGTAACTCTTCAATAGTTTGCTGAGGATATGTAAGTACTCTTGTAACAATTGGCACACCTCCATATCTTTTTGCTAAAGCGAAATAAGTATATGCTCTACAGAAATAAGCCTCTCCTAAAAATTGATTCACCTGGTCTTGTGTATAACCGGATGCATATTTAGGCATTGTTTGAATAAAGTAATTTATATTACGGATATCAGTATAAGGCCAATAGCCAAAGCCACCACCAATATCCATACCGCCATAAGGTCCTACCATTTCTCCACAAGCGGCGCCGGAATGGTAAAAATGTTCCCATTCATGGTGCAAATTGAATGCTACATCGCCCACACCATCATTACGACCATCGGGACGATACTGAAAATCTTCGATAGGAAGCTTTCTGTACATGGTGGCGAAATAAGTAGTTATACCTGCTTCAGATTTGAATATCTGATCATCGAGTATGATATTAACAGGTTTTATATCATCCAGGTGTTGGCAGGAAGTAATGGATAAGAATATTCCCAACGTAACTGCTATCAATAGTTTGTTCATATATTTTAAATTCAAAGTTTAGAATGTTATGTTACCGCCAATATTGAATGTTCTGTTCAAAGGATATTTATAACCACCCAATGCATCATTAAAAGAAGCATTAGGGAAAGTACCCGGATGTTCAGGATCAACACCATCTTCCAAACCGGTAAACGTTAGCAGGTTATAACCGTTGACATACACACGGCAATTTTTAATACCTACTTTATTCAATAAACGTTTAGGTAACGTGTATCCAAATTCCAATGTTTTTAATCTTACATACGATGCATTCAATATGCCTTTAGTTGAATTATTTATTTGCGAGTAGTCATAACCCATTGATGGATACTTACCGCCTATCCATTGTGTATTGGGATCATAAATATTATCCGTAGGATTTACAGTATGCCAGCTATCTAAAAATTTAGACAAAGCACTTCCATTATACATTAACGGCATTGCCTGTTGTTCGCCATATTCTGTCCAAACTGCAGCTGCACCAGCAAACAAGGCTGTTACATCAAAGCTTTTAAAAGTAATGCCGATATTGAAACCAAAATTTATTAAAGGAAGATCCTGCGTGGCTATCGGGTGATAATCATCTCCATTAATAACTCCATCACCATTCCAATCCTGCATATAATAATCGCCCGGAACAATTGTGTTATTACCGCTACCATTATTTACAGGAGAGTTATATATCTGCGAGTAGCTGCTGTATTGCCCACCATAATCGGTTCCCCATAAAATATTGGTATACCTGTCTGCTTGTCCACTTTTCCACGCCAAATATTCATTTCCAAACACACCATCTTCTGTATGTACTAAGTTGTGTGAGCGAGAATAAGAAAAATTGCCGGCTAGTAAAAGACCCAGATCCTTACCTATCCTATTCTTATATGCAAGACTTACTTCAATGCCTCGTGTTTCCCTGGAATCAGCATTTACCAAAGGTTGCGTTTGACCTGTAGTACCTGGTATTGTTACTAATGAAGGAGCTAATACTCCATAGATGTCGCGATTATAATATTCAACCGTTCCATCTACTTTTCCATTAAAAAGGCTAAAATCTACCCCGATATTTCTAATGATAGTTGGCGACCATGATAGATCAGGATTAGCGGTAGGACGAGGTGTTAATCCAGTAACAAATTGCCCGTTGAACATGTATCCTAATACTTTGTTATCGGCAGGATCTACAGATGGATAATCATATCCCTGTAAGTATTGATAATTGATCCTGCCATCCGTAGCATCCGCTATTTCAGCATAAGACGCCCTGAGCTTTAAATTGCTAATGAATTTTGGAGAGATATTATTTTTAAAGAAAGGTTCATCACTAATTCTCCAGCCTACAGAAACCCCCGGAGTAAATATCCATTGCTTATTCCCATAAAACTGGTTAAAAGCATCTCTTCTAAAGCTAAATTCCGCCAGGTATCTTCCTTTGTAATCATAATTAACTCTGCCAACAATTGATTTTTTTGCAGATTCGCCTACTCCATTTTGATTAGCCGATCCTATTTCTCCTGTTCCTGCTATACCCTGGAAAAGATTATAAAGCAATGGTAAAGGAAGATAGCGTTGTGCAAAAATATTATCGGATGTACCATGTAATTCTTCATAAAGCAATAAAGCTGTAACATTATGCACTTTCTTAAAGGAGGCAGCATAGTTAAGTGACAACTGCATTACTGTAGAATTGCTGGTACCATAAGCCCTGTTTAAGATAGGATCGTTTAAAGCACCCGATCCATTAACCAGCGAAGGAACATACGTGCTATCGCTTGCGTGAAACGAATACAGATCGTATACATTCCTGTAACTGGTATTATCAGATACATAATATGCGTACGTGTAAGCACCTTTTGCCCTTAACCCTTTTATACCAGGGATATCATATTCCAGGCTTCCCTGAGCCTGTATTTGCCTGGATGTTGATTTTACATATCCAACCTGTGAAGGATCGATCGCTGCAACAGGATTCACATTATCCGGCATTACATTTAAGTAATAGGGATTGTTGTTGGCATATATCTGGTTGATCGGAAGTGCATTCCATGCATATTTGAATATATTCCACAAAGGCTGAAAAGGTTGATTTTTTGTA
The Ferruginibacter albus DNA segment above includes these coding regions:
- a CDS encoding DUF3823 domain-containing protein, which encodes MKLKFSSILAVVAISIIGLSSCVKEDNYLGPDASLSGTMFVDGSNNADTIQTCTSNFSIRLEQLSWSSTPTPQDIPIKADGTYQNTELFSGHYRVSILGGAFWPVESKEIDVTKGSKLDFQLIPYLFLNNASAHFDDTTLVVDFHLEAPIDGIPKPLEMQVYTSATQFVGPGASIDVLSSGTKDDPRKYIVPLSKEWADFTDGDKNCEIKIPFPTPLKERSFFIRAGIKFNDSYRSSNLSNIMQVTYQ
- a CDS encoding RagB/SusD family nutrient uptake outer membrane protein, with translation MNKLLIAVTLGIFLSITSCQHLDDIKPVNIILDDQIFKSEAGITTYFATMYRKLPIEDFQYRPDGRNDGVGDVAFNLHHEWEHFYHSGAACGEMVGPYGGMDIGGGFGYWPYTDIRNINYFIQTMPKYASGYTQDQVNQFLGEAYFCRAYTYFALAKRYGGVPIVTRVLTYPQQTIEELQVPRNTEAETWDFIGNDLDSAYALLPEANAPERANKYAAMALKSRAMVYAGSIAKYGSVNYVDGDARANGFVGIDAGKANAYYQKAIDAAKTLEGHYSLYRKSADKVKNYTDVFLDATSPENILVRGFYAGDPERCHSWDATYSPNSGLNYMTSEGLSRSYPTLEFVERTDSLNGITNPDGTPKRFDNIGDPFQNLEPRLRGTVYFPGDMLRGKLFDQQEGTYPSFSGTAADEVAKPVASRTYLRSGNHNTLNNGRLVNGYAGMYPPAFGSDDNTRTGFYVRKYIDYNKNIADVKLFSSTTPWIELRYAEVLLNRAEADIETGQVNDALTCLNDIRDRAGASAFSLSDMTAQTVQNERCKELAFEHHYWWDIRRWRIADVLLNNAHFKGIMPYYVANENKYIFLKETELFDRNYNFEKKYYYEPIPGGELAKNPNLYPNNPGY
- a CDS encoding SusC/RagA family TonB-linked outer membrane protein, which gives rise to MKKVFRVLLVVAFFLPLGALAQQRTVTGKITNSKDGAPLSGVTVTAGSGAAKVATTTNDAGEYSITVPDKAKEITFSYVGFGDITEKINGRSTISTRLSAASADLGEVVVVGYGTQKKVNLTGSVATLKGSELVTTKNENTYNMLTGKIPGLRMVQKTAEPGSYENSYDIRGYGGAPLVVIDGIPGGALERMDPNEIESISVLKDAAAAVYGANAASGVILVTTKKGANKDGKLDITYSFNRAIQQFLGMPQGVGPVDYMMLTNEKAKRDMSLYADATAPLYYGYYDLQPWINGTAKGADWIDAAFNTTSPQVQHNINITGGNDKISTFTSLGYTKQDGLLKSNALDYTRWNLRSNINVKINNRLRAQLLISGYSDTKNQPFQPLWNIFKYAWNALPINQIYANNNPYYLNVMPDNVNPVAAIDPSQVGYVKSTSRQIQAQGSLEYDIPGIKGLRAKGAYTYAYYVSDNTSYRNVYDLYSFHASDSTYVPSLVNGSGALNDPILNRAYGTSNSTVMQLSLNYAASFKKVHNVTALLLYEELHGTSDNIFAQRYLPLPLLYNLFQGIAGTGEIGSANQNGVGESAKKSIVGRVNYDYKGRYLAEFSFRRDAFNQFYGNKQWIFTPGVSVGWRISDEPFFKNNISPKFISNLKLRASYAEIADATDGRINYQYLQGYDYPSVDPADNKVLGYMFNGQFVTGLTPRPTANPDLSWSPTIIRNIGVDFSLFNGKVDGTVEYYNRDIYGVLAPSLVTIPGTTGQTQPLVNADSRETRGIEVSLAYKNRIGKDLGLLLAGNFSYSRSHNLVHTEDGVFGNEYLAWKSGQADRYTNILWGTDYGGQYSSYSQIYNSPVNNGSGNNTIVPGDYYMQDWNGDGVINGDDYHPIATQDLPLINFGFNIGITFKSFDVTALFAGAAAVWTEYGEQQAMPLMYNGSALSKFLDSWHTVNPTDNIYDPNTQWIGGKYPSMGYDYSQINNSTKGILNASYVRLKTLEFGYTLPKRLLNKVGIKNCRVYVNGYNLLTFTGLEDGVDPEHPGTFPNASFNDALGGYKYPLNRTFNIGGNITF